A DNA window from Paenibacillus sp. HWE-109 contains the following coding sequences:
- a CDS encoding Gfo/Idh/MocA family protein encodes MAEYTIGIIMNGVTGRMGTNQHLIRSILAIRNQGGVKLASGDVLMPDPILVGRQEQKLKALAQTHGISRWSTNLDECLADERDRIYFDSQMTSFRVDSIRKAIAAGKHIYCEKPTAATLEESMELARLAKDAGVKNGVVQDKLFLPGLLKLKRLIDAGFFGHILSVRMEFGYWVFEGDWQPGQRPSWNYRKEDGGGIIVDMFAHWRYVIDHLFGKIRSVSCLGATHIPQRWDENGKSYTSTADDAAYATFELEGGIVVQANSSWAVRVNREDLLTIQVDGTEGSAVAGLRDCKVQHRVNTCKPVWNPDIPNPFNFRELWSEVPDNQHFDNAFKIQWEMFLKNVHEDQPFPWDLLEGAKGTQLSELALLSWQKRSWLDVPELKL; translated from the coding sequence ATGGCAGAATATACAATCGGAATCATCATGAACGGGGTAACTGGCCGGATGGGAACCAATCAGCATCTGATCCGTTCTATCCTTGCAATCCGCAATCAGGGCGGGGTGAAGCTTGCCAGTGGGGATGTGCTAATGCCCGATCCGATTTTGGTTGGACGGCAAGAGCAAAAGCTGAAAGCGCTGGCGCAGACGCATGGCATTTCGCGTTGGAGCACGAACCTTGACGAATGCTTGGCAGATGAGCGTGACCGGATTTATTTTGATTCGCAAATGACGAGCTTCCGTGTAGATAGCATTCGCAAGGCAATTGCAGCAGGCAAGCATATTTATTGTGAAAAGCCTACAGCCGCCACCTTGGAGGAATCCATGGAACTGGCACGGCTGGCCAAGGATGCCGGTGTGAAAAACGGCGTTGTGCAGGATAAGCTCTTTCTACCAGGGCTGTTGAAGCTGAAAAGACTGATCGATGCTGGATTTTTCGGTCACATTTTATCTGTACGGATGGAGTTTGGCTACTGGGTATTTGAGGGGGATTGGCAGCCAGGACAGCGTCCATCATGGAATTACCGGAAGGAGGATGGCGGTGGAATTATCGTGGACATGTTCGCACACTGGCGTTATGTGATCGATCATTTGTTCGGGAAGATTCGCAGCGTCTCTTGTCTGGGAGCAACCCATATTCCACAGCGATGGGATGAGAACGGGAAAAGCTATACCAGCACAGCGGACGATGCGGCTTATGCAACGTTTGAGCTGGAGGGCGGCATAGTGGTGCAGGCTAATTCCTCTTGGGCGGTTCGCGTGAACCGTGAAGATTTGCTGACGATTCAAGTGGACGGTACGGAAGGCAGCGCAGTTGCGGGCTTGCGTGATTGCAAGGTGCAGCACCGGGTGAATACGTGTAAGCCTGTTTGGAATCCGGACATTCCGAATCCGTTCAATTTCAGAGAACTGTGGAGTGAGGTTCCGGATAACCAACATTTTGATAACGCATTCAAAATACAGTGGGAAATGTTTCTGAAGAATGTTCATGAAGATCAGCCGTTCCCATGGGATCTTCTTGAAGGTGCCAAGGGAACGCAATTGTCCGAGCTTGCCCTGCTATCATGGCAAAAGCGAAGTTGGTTGGATGTACCGGAACTGAAGCTCTAG
- a CDS encoding dihydrodipicolinate synthase family protein has protein sequence MVTLKLPHEDGSLYAYTTQSEGSYAGKAGITGKPLKSRIAFSAAHVACDPLANTDPLANAQVDWDATMAYRRYLWSLGLSVAEAMDTAQRGMGLGWETSKELIQRSVAEARAVGGHIACGAGTDQLIPNSQITLANIEQAYEEQCAFVERHGGQIILMASRALARAAKGPDDYERIYGRILHQVSQPVILHWLGDMFDPALKGYWGQDSLDQAMEVCLRIIRTHADKIDGIKISLLDADKEIAMRRLLPQNVRMYTGDDFNYPTLIAGDEQGYSHALLGIFDAIAPAAAAAIQALDEGDLNRYSHLLEKTVPLARHIFQKPTSSYKTGIVFMAYLNGHQTHFRMIAGAESSRSVIHLARIFTLADQAGLLINPEEAAKRMQQVLLLSGVH, from the coding sequence ATGGTTACGTTAAAGCTGCCGCATGAAGACGGCTCGTTATATGCCTATACCACGCAAAGCGAAGGATCTTATGCGGGAAAAGCTGGAATTACAGGAAAGCCACTAAAAAGCCGCATCGCCTTCTCGGCGGCTCATGTCGCTTGTGATCCGTTAGCTAATACAGATCCGCTCGCCAATGCTCAAGTGGATTGGGATGCGACAATGGCATATCGTCGCTACTTGTGGTCGCTTGGGCTTTCCGTAGCAGAAGCGATGGATACTGCCCAGCGCGGTATGGGTCTAGGATGGGAAACATCAAAAGAGCTGATTCAACGATCGGTCGCCGAGGCGCGTGCAGTGGGTGGACATATCGCCTGCGGTGCAGGTACGGATCAGTTGATTCCCAACTCGCAAATTACGCTTGCCAACATTGAGCAGGCGTATGAAGAGCAGTGCGCTTTTGTGGAAAGGCATGGGGGACAGATCATCTTGATGGCGAGCAGAGCCTTGGCCCGTGCTGCGAAAGGACCGGACGATTATGAGCGGATATACGGCCGAATTCTGCATCAAGTCTCTCAGCCCGTCATTCTCCACTGGCTGGGAGATATGTTCGATCCGGCGCTAAAGGGCTATTGGGGACAGGACAGCTTGGATCAGGCGATGGAGGTTTGCTTGCGCATTATTCGGACACATGCCGATAAAATCGACGGCATCAAAATCTCCTTGCTTGATGCGGACAAGGAAATCGCGATGCGTCGTCTTTTACCTCAGAACGTTCGCATGTATACAGGCGATGATTTCAATTACCCAACATTGATTGCAGGGGATGAGCAGGGCTACAGTCATGCTTTGCTCGGCATTTTCGATGCGATTGCTCCTGCAGCTGCAGCCGCAATTCAGGCGCTGGATGAAGGTGATTTAAACAGGTATAGTCATCTTCTGGAGAAGACGGTACCCTTGGCTCGGCATATTTTTCAAAAACCGACCTCATCGTATAAAACGGGAATTGTCTTCATGGCGTATCTGAACGGTCATCAAACGCATTTTCGGATGATTGCCGGAGCGGAAAGTTCACGCTCGGTTATTCATCTTGCACGGATTTTCACCCTGGCTGATCAAGCAGGTCTTCTGATTAACCCCGAGGAGGCTGCCAAGCGAATGCAGCAGGTACTCCTACTTTCAGGCGTTCATTAA
- a CDS encoding aldehyde dehydrogenase yields METEPTAVMDCLHVIDGKYVPSHNQKTFVNTNPATEQMIGSVAEGGKTEIDWAVAAARKAYYGGWKNSKWSERAAILRRIGELILQRKDELAMLESLDTGKPLSLSTAVDIPRAAGSFHYFSNLISTLGTEAYPMEAGALNYVIRKPIGVVGLICPWNLPLLLLSAKLAPCLAMGNTVVIKPAEWTPMTATVLAQICKDAGLPDGVVNIVHGFGKDAAGEALAEHPDVSAIAFTGENHTGKQIMRAAAGNLKRLSFELGGKNPNLIFAECDLDKVVDTTIRSSFINQGEVCLSGSRIYVQRAIYETFLQRFVAKTREQVVGDPMQAQTNIGALISKEHYERVLRYIDFAREEGGTIETGGNRVKGCEKGYFVEPTIITGVSQDSRVVREEIFGPVVTIQVFDTEEEVIQQANDSHYGLSASIWTNDVSRAFRVAEQIDVGLTWVNTWFLRDPRTPYGGVKESGIGRQGGMYSIDFYSDISTICMKY; encoded by the coding sequence ATGGAAACAGAACCAACAGCAGTCATGGATTGTTTGCATGTTATCGACGGCAAGTACGTTCCATCACACAATCAAAAAACGTTTGTGAATACGAATCCGGCTACGGAACAGATGATCGGCAGCGTAGCGGAGGGAGGCAAAACGGAAATTGATTGGGCGGTGGCAGCCGCAAGAAAAGCCTACTATGGCGGGTGGAAGAATAGTAAATGGAGTGAAAGGGCAGCCATTCTGCGCCGTATCGGTGAGCTGATCCTGCAGCGCAAGGATGAATTGGCCATGCTGGAGTCGCTCGATACCGGGAAGCCGTTATCGTTGTCAACAGCTGTAGATATTCCGCGCGCAGCTGGCAGCTTTCACTATTTCTCCAATCTTATCTCGACGCTGGGAACGGAAGCTTACCCGATGGAAGCTGGAGCGCTCAACTATGTGATCCGCAAGCCTATTGGTGTCGTAGGCTTGATCTGCCCTTGGAACTTGCCGCTTCTGCTGCTTAGCGCCAAGCTGGCTCCTTGCTTGGCGATGGGAAATACCGTCGTCATCAAGCCGGCGGAATGGACGCCAATGACGGCAACCGTGCTTGCGCAGATATGCAAGGATGCCGGTCTTCCTGACGGCGTAGTTAACATCGTTCACGGCTTTGGCAAGGATGCCGCAGGCGAAGCGTTGGCGGAACATCCGGATGTGAGCGCAATCGCTTTTACAGGCGAAAATCATACAGGCAAACAGATTATGAGAGCGGCGGCAGGCAATTTGAAAAGATTGTCCTTCGAGCTGGGCGGGAAAAATCCGAACCTTATTTTTGCGGAATGCGATCTCGATAAGGTTGTGGATACGACGATTCGTTCCAGTTTTATTAATCAAGGAGAAGTGTGCCTCAGTGGTTCGCGGATCTATGTGCAGCGAGCTATTTATGAAACTTTCTTGCAGCGTTTTGTAGCCAAGACCCGCGAGCAGGTTGTCGGCGATCCGATGCAAGCCCAAACGAACATAGGCGCCTTGATAAGCAAGGAGCATTACGAGCGTGTGCTCCGTTATATCGATTTTGCCCGCGAAGAAGGAGGTACGATTGAAACAGGAGGCAACAGAGTCAAGGGTTGCGAGAAAGGCTATTTCGTCGAACCGACGATCATTACCGGTGTATCCCAAGATTCCCGCGTCGTTCGGGAAGAAATTTTCGGTCCCGTAGTGACGATTCAGGTATTCGATACCGAGGAGGAGGTCATCCAGCAGGCCAATGATTCGCATTATGGATTAAGTGCTTCCATATGGACTAATGATGTTAGCCGCGCATTTCGGGTAGCCGAGCAGATCGACGTCGGATTAACCTGGGTTAACACGTGGTTTCTCCGTGATCCAAGAACGCCTTACGGCGGTGTCAAAGAGAGTGGGATTGGACGGCAGGGCGGCATGTACAGCATCGATTTCTATAGCGACATCTCGACGATTTGCATGAAGTATTAG
- a CDS encoding Gfo/Idh/MocA family protein has protein sequence MEKIKVIQIGLGGFGKFWLGAVLNVEEVELVAVVDMEENNLAVAAQRFAGRNIPLYQDHTKALREVKADLVLLITPPHTHRALTIDAVEAGMHVIMEKPVSSSYEDAVKIYKFAQTCGKYVMVNQNYRRRPVIQALKACVDSGKVGTIENVEWRFSLDHKNIELTGWRRAFNDIMLKEMSIHHFDSVRYILGKNPISVYAESMNPTWSPINGDSVTAAVFNFEDGVFMTYFGSWVNKGKSTSWNGDIILTGSQGAIELKDDVPQIVWPDGTRENIPIPVFEFNDSDYLEYSIGDMVDAIRERRLPATHIGDNLISWSMACSAADSAKSGMKIKIEPPKEI, from the coding sequence ATGGAGAAAATAAAGGTGATTCAAATCGGACTTGGCGGCTTTGGCAAGTTTTGGCTAGGTGCTGTATTGAATGTGGAAGAAGTGGAATTGGTGGCCGTCGTGGATATGGAAGAGAACAATTTAGCGGTGGCGGCCCAAAGGTTTGCAGGGAGAAATATTCCGTTGTATCAAGACCACACAAAAGCGCTGCGCGAAGTGAAGGCAGATCTCGTACTGCTAATTACACCGCCACATACGCATAGAGCTTTAACGATTGATGCGGTGGAAGCCGGCATGCATGTGATTATGGAGAAACCGGTCTCCAGCAGTTATGAGGATGCCGTTAAAATATATAAGTTCGCCCAAACCTGCGGCAAATACGTCATGGTCAATCAAAATTACCGCCGCAGACCCGTTATTCAAGCGCTCAAAGCATGCGTGGATTCAGGTAAAGTAGGCACAATCGAAAATGTGGAATGGCGGTTTTCCTTGGATCACAAGAATATCGAACTTACCGGCTGGCGCCGGGCTTTCAATGACATCATGCTGAAAGAAATGAGCATTCATCATTTTGACTCCGTTCGATATATTCTCGGGAAAAATCCGATTTCGGTCTATGCGGAAAGCATGAACCCTACTTGGAGTCCAATCAATGGGGACTCAGTGACCGCAGCTGTGTTTAACTTTGAAGACGGCGTATTTATGACTTACTTTGGAAGTTGGGTGAATAAGGGGAAGAGCACTTCATGGAACGGCGATATTATTCTTACGGGCAGTCAAGGAGCTATTGAGCTGAAGGACGATGTACCTCAGATCGTTTGGCCGGATGGTACGCGGGAGAATATTCCGATTCCTGTCTTTGAATTCAATGATTCGGATTATCTGGAATATTCAATCGGAGATATGGTCGATGCGATCCGAGAACGCAGATTGCCTGCTACGCATATTGGAGACAACCTGATTAGCTGGTCAATGGCATGCAGTGCGGCAGACTCGGCGAAAAGCGGCATGAAAATAAAAATAGAGCCCCCAAAGGAGATCTAA
- a CDS encoding ThuA domain-containing protein — MESTINVTVWNEFRHELNYEPAMKIYPQGIHRVIGDYLSKQRLNVTTATLDEPEHGLTDEVLNRTDVLVWWGHIAGDEVRDDIVEKIHDRILSGMGLIVLHSASQSKIFKKLMGTSCNIKWREANEKERIWILQPNHPITEGLGEYIELAEEEMYGEFFDVPAPDELIMVSWFQGGEIFRSGMTYTRGKGKIFVFRPGHETSPTYHNQEILKVIANSVHWAAPVKGTTVPVFGNVKPLEEL, encoded by the coding sequence ATGGAATCAACGATTAACGTTACCGTATGGAATGAATTTAGACACGAATTGAATTATGAGCCAGCGATGAAAATATATCCGCAAGGCATTCATCGCGTCATTGGCGATTATCTGAGCAAACAGCGATTAAACGTTACTACAGCAACGTTGGATGAGCCGGAGCACGGGCTGACCGATGAAGTGTTGAACCGCACCGATGTGCTTGTCTGGTGGGGACATATCGCAGGCGATGAAGTACGGGATGACATTGTTGAAAAAATACACGATCGTATCCTAAGTGGGATGGGACTTATCGTACTGCATTCAGCTTCCCAATCGAAAATATTTAAAAAGTTGATGGGCACCTCGTGCAATATCAAATGGCGGGAAGCCAACGAGAAGGAACGCATCTGGATTCTCCAACCGAACCACCCTATCACCGAAGGGCTTGGAGAGTATATCGAGCTGGCGGAAGAGGAGATGTACGGCGAGTTTTTTGATGTCCCGGCGCCGGATGAGCTCATTATGGTGAGCTGGTTCCAGGGTGGAGAAATTTTCCGCAGCGGTATGACTTATACGAGAGGCAAAGGGAAGATTTTCGTCTTTCGACCTGGCCACGAAACCTCGCCTACGTACCATAATCAGGAAATACTGAAGGTGATTGCGAATTCGGTCCACTGGGCCGCGCCAGTGAAGGGTACGACAGTGCCAGTCTTCGGCAACGTCAAGCCGCTGGAGGAGCTTTAA